The Halomicrobium salinisoli genome contains a region encoding:
- a CDS encoding fumarylacetoacetate hydrolase family protein has product MRYYRVATDGSVHLVAEDDAGAFDLTAANERIDSFTTLARCADVAGTSIDGLARRYREEAPTVDLTEADVRAPAKPPEVWAAGVTYEISEEAREEESDSPDLYMEVYRSERPELFLKSTPSRTVGPGEAVGVRGDSEWDVPEPELGVVVYDGDVVGYTIGNDVSSREIEGDNPLYLPQAKIYDRSCSLGPCVASTETVPEPHELTMTMTIERDGEVVYEGSADTGDMVHSCEELVSYLERHNELPELTVLLTGTALVPDDYTMQPGDDVAIEIEDVGTLTNGVVDV; this is encoded by the coding sequence ATGCGCTATTACAGAGTGGCTACGGACGGGAGCGTCCATCTCGTCGCCGAAGACGACGCGGGAGCGTTCGACCTGACCGCGGCCAACGAGCGGATCGACTCGTTCACGACGCTGGCTCGCTGCGCCGACGTGGCGGGAACGTCCATCGACGGGCTGGCGCGGCGGTACCGCGAGGAGGCACCCACAGTGGATCTCACGGAGGCGGACGTCCGCGCCCCGGCGAAGCCGCCCGAGGTGTGGGCCGCCGGCGTCACCTACGAGATCAGTGAAGAAGCTCGCGAAGAGGAGAGCGACTCGCCGGACCTCTACATGGAAGTGTACCGCAGCGAGCGCCCGGAGCTGTTCCTCAAGTCGACGCCCTCTCGGACGGTCGGCCCGGGCGAGGCCGTCGGCGTCCGCGGCGACTCCGAGTGGGACGTCCCGGAGCCGGAGCTGGGCGTGGTCGTCTACGACGGCGACGTCGTCGGCTACACCATCGGCAACGACGTCAGCAGCCGCGAGATCGAAGGCGACAACCCCCTGTACCTCCCGCAGGCCAAGATCTACGACCGCAGCTGCTCACTCGGTCCCTGCGTCGCCTCGACCGAGACCGTCCCCGAACCCCACGAACTGACCATGACGATGACCATCGAGCGCGACGGCGAGGTCGTCTACGAGGGCAGCGCCGACACCGGCGATATGGTCCACAGCTGCGAGGAACTCGTCTCCTACCTCGAACGCCACAACGAACTCCCCGAACTGACCGTCCTGCTGACCGGCACCGCGCTCGTCCCCGACGACTACACCATGCAGCCCGGCGACGACGTCGCCATCGAAATCGAGGACGTCGGCACCCTCACCAACGGCGTCGTCGACGTCTGA
- a CDS encoding IclR family transcriptional regulator: MPDTVPVNAAKISLEIVETLRELDGAGVSEIADRLDRPTSTIHDHLQTLESEEYLVKEGSTYHVSTRFLQLGEQARSRKKVFEIARPEIDELADETGEHANLMIEEHGVGVFLYRARGPDAVQLDTHAGMRVPLQTTALGKTIMANRPREEVEEIVDRRGLPAVTETTVSDREELFEVLDEVRERGYAYDDEERVKGMRCVAAPITDDDGRAIAAVSVSGPKSRMRGDRFEEEIPELILRSANVIEVNLTYS, from the coding sequence ATGCCAGACACAGTCCCGGTGAACGCGGCCAAGATCTCGCTGGAGATCGTCGAGACGCTCCGCGAGCTGGACGGGGCGGGCGTCTCGGAGATCGCCGACCGGCTCGACAGGCCCACGAGCACGATCCACGACCACCTGCAGACCCTCGAGTCGGAGGAGTACCTCGTCAAGGAGGGGAGCACGTACCACGTCAGCACCAGGTTCCTCCAGCTCGGCGAGCAGGCCCGCTCCCGGAAGAAGGTGTTCGAGATTGCACGGCCGGAGATCGACGAGCTCGCCGACGAGACCGGCGAGCACGCCAACCTCATGATCGAGGAGCACGGCGTCGGCGTGTTCCTCTACCGTGCCCGCGGCCCGGACGCCGTCCAGCTGGACACCCACGCAGGGATGCGCGTCCCGCTCCAGACGACGGCGCTCGGGAAGACGATCATGGCCAACCGGCCCCGCGAGGAGGTCGAGGAGATCGTCGACCGCCGGGGGCTCCCCGCGGTGACCGAGACGACCGTCTCCGACCGCGAGGAGCTGTTCGAGGTGCTCGACGAGGTCCGCGAGCGCGGCTACGCGTACGACGACGAGGAGCGCGTCAAGGGGATGCGCTGCGTCGCCGCGCCGATCACGGACGACGACGGGCGGGCCATCGCCGCCGTCAGCGTCTCCGGCCCCAAGAGCCGGATGCGCGGGGACCGGTTCGAAGAGGAGATCCCGGAGCTGATCCTCCGGAGCGCCAACGTCATCGAGGTGAACCTCACCTACTCGTAA
- a CDS encoding UxaA family hydrolase translates to MSHEAERREASDRASGSERSERHASHEDPTGGRILDRSEREPREASRHAGHEGASEASGLGQGEREPSEARRHASHEADRREASNGASGSAPDADLSFEGRARADGSVGARNHVLVLPSVICSHMVADRIADRVPGAVSAPHDHGCAQIGADNEQTERTFRGVARNPNVAGTVVVGLGCEHVQSDAVADRLDDAGERVRELSIQGVGGTDPTVARGARAAGELVEAAADERVTAGADALTVGIVATDLAAGTVAEAAPLVGAFADAVVAAGGRVVAAGSEPLIAHPEAAREAAADDATAADVETLLDRHESHPPKARAVHRAAADRSFAAATRAWGDQPIREVCDYGAPASLDRGLAVVDAPSEFAEAATGLVAAGAQVIVHVTDEGVPTGHPVAPVVKVTGNEATYAALPDDVDVDATTAAVADLRERVAAVLDGDPSCAERHGVDDFAITRVGPSL, encoded by the coding sequence ATGAGCCACGAGGCCGAGCGACGCGAGGCCTCGGATAGAGCGAGCGGGAGCGAACGGAGTGAGCGACACGCGAGCCACGAGGATCCGACCGGAGGGAGGATCCTCGACCGGAGCGAGCGGGAGCCGAGAGAAGCGAGTCGACACGCGGGCCACGAGGGCGCGAGCGAAGCGAGCGGCCTCGGACAGGGCGAGCGGGAGCCGAGCGAAGCGAGGCGACACGCGAGCCACGAGGCCGACCGCAGGGAGGCCTCGAATGGAGCGAGCGGGAGTGCGCCCGACGCCGACCTGTCCTTCGAGGGGCGTGCCCGCGCCGACGGGAGCGTCGGCGCCCGGAACCACGTGCTCGTCCTCCCGTCGGTGATCTGCTCGCACATGGTGGCCGACCGGATCGCCGATCGGGTGCCCGGAGCGGTGAGCGCGCCCCACGATCACGGCTGCGCCCAGATCGGCGCCGACAACGAGCAGACCGAGCGGACGTTCCGGGGCGTGGCGCGGAACCCCAACGTCGCGGGGACGGTCGTGGTCGGCCTGGGCTGTGAGCACGTCCAGAGCGACGCCGTCGCCGATCGCCTGGACGACGCCGGCGAGCGGGTCCGCGAGCTGTCGATCCAGGGGGTCGGCGGCACCGATCCGACCGTCGCTCGCGGCGCCCGGGCGGCCGGCGAACTGGTCGAGGCCGCGGCAGACGAACGGGTGACGGCGGGGGCGGACGCCCTCACGGTCGGGATCGTGGCCACCGACCTGGCGGCGGGGACGGTCGCCGAGGCCGCGCCGCTCGTCGGGGCGTTCGCCGACGCGGTCGTCGCGGCCGGCGGTCGCGTCGTCGCCGCCGGCAGCGAGCCCCTGATCGCCCACCCCGAGGCCGCCCGGGAGGCCGCGGCAGACGACGCGACCGCGGCGGACGTCGAGACGCTGCTCGATCGACACGAGTCGCACCCGCCGAAGGCGCGGGCGGTCCACCGCGCCGCCGCCGACCGGTCCTTCGCGGCGGCGACGCGCGCCTGGGGCGACCAGCCGATCCGGGAGGTCTGCGACTACGGGGCGCCGGCGTCGCTCGACCGGGGGCTGGCGGTCGTCGACGCGCCGTCCGAGTTCGCCGAGGCGGCGACGGGCCTGGTCGCCGCCGGCGCACAGGTGATCGTCCACGTGACCGACGAGGGCGTCCCCACCGGCCATCCGGTGGCGCCGGTGGTGAAGGTCACCGGGAACGAGGCGACCTACGCGGCGCTGCCCGACGACGTCGACGTGGACGCGACGACGGCCGCGGTCGCTGACCTCCGCGAGCGGGTCGCCGCGGTGCTCGATGGCGACCCCTCCTGCGCCGAGCGACACGGGGTCGACGACTTCGCCATCACGCGCGTCGGCCCCTCGCTCTGA
- a CDS encoding UxaA family hydrolase has product MPEFTGYRRDDGRIGVRNRVAVLPTSVTASPIAEAIAAEADASVRATPHQMGTSQPERAREQTERTLAGTGRNPNVGAALVVELGTETIDADDVADRIARSGKPVETLSIRAAGGTRAAVDRGAEVAGDLVDEVEAARRETADASELVFAVECGGSDATSGIAANPAVGEACDRLVEDGGTACFSETPEFIGAEHILAERCADDEVRERLLERVDAREDMAALMGVDMRGAQPSPGNQEGGLTTIEEKSLGAISKGGTTPVRGIVDYADDLPVGGGLVLMDTPGYDVESVTGKVAGGAQVVAFTTGRGSTTGNPIAPVIKVTGNPATWDEMASNMDVNAGTVIEGDSLSTVGDRIYDTLLSVADGKRTAAERRRLEEFAINEIQPNELAELRGEAA; this is encoded by the coding sequence ATGCCAGAGTTTACCGGCTACCGCCGAGACGACGGACGGATCGGTGTGCGCAACCGGGTCGCGGTGCTCCCGACGTCCGTCACGGCGAGTCCGATCGCCGAAGCGATCGCGGCGGAGGCCGACGCCTCCGTCAGGGCGACGCCCCACCAGATGGGGACGAGCCAGCCCGAGCGCGCTCGCGAACAGACCGAACGGACGCTCGCCGGCACCGGCCGCAACCCGAACGTCGGCGCGGCGCTGGTCGTCGAACTCGGGACGGAGACGATCGACGCCGACGACGTGGCCGACCGGATCGCCCGGTCCGGGAAGCCCGTCGAGACGCTGTCGATCCGCGCGGCCGGCGGGACGCGGGCCGCGGTCGACCGCGGCGCCGAGGTCGCGGGGGACCTCGTGGACGAGGTCGAGGCCGCCCGCCGGGAGACGGCCGACGCGAGCGAGCTCGTGTTCGCCGTGGAGTGCGGCGGCAGCGACGCCACGAGCGGCATCGCCGCCAACCCCGCCGTCGGCGAGGCCTGCGACCGGCTCGTCGAGGACGGCGGCACCGCCTGCTTCAGCGAGACGCCGGAGTTCATCGGCGCGGAGCACATCCTCGCCGAGCGGTGCGCCGACGACGAGGTCCGCGAGCGCCTGCTCGAGCGGGTCGACGCGCGCGAGGACATGGCCGCGCTGATGGGCGTCGACATGCGCGGCGCCCAGCCGTCGCCCGGCAACCAGGAGGGCGGGCTGACCACCATCGAGGAGAAGAGCCTCGGCGCGATCTCGAAGGGCGGGACGACCCCCGTCCGCGGGATCGTCGACTACGCGGACGACCTCCCCGTCGGCGGCGGCCTCGTGCTGATGGACACCCCGGGCTACGACGTCGAGAGCGTCACGGGGAAGGTGGCCGGCGGCGCGCAGGTCGTCGCGTTCACCACCGGTCGGGGGAGCACCACCGGCAACCCGATCGCCCCCGTGATCAAGGTGACCGGGAACCCGGCGACGTGGGACGAGATGGCGAGCAACATGGACGTGAACGCCGGCACCGTCATCGAGGGGGACTCCCTGTCGACGGTCGGCGACCGGATCTACGACACGCTCCTGTCGGTGGCCGACGGGAAGCGGACGGCCGCCGAGCGCCGCCGCCTCGAGGAGTTCGCGATCAACGAGATCCAGCCGAACGAGCTGGCCGAACTGCGGGGTGAGGCGGCGTGA
- the rhcF gene encoding 2,4-diketo-3-deoxy-L-rhamnonate hydrolase (part of the rhamnose catabolism pathway) produces the protein MQFVRYTTGGAPEWGVRRDDEIVSLAGLREDVTYQQLTDPGFLRVVEDAVDAAADSAVPAEEARVLAPVPRPGKIVCVGMNYHDHAEEQDEEVPDQPLLFGKSPSAVTNPGDPIVHPAELEEVDYEVELGVVIGRTAKDVDASEARDYVAGYTAVNDVSGRDAQFDDGQWFRGKSFDTFAPMGPTLVPDEYVDPHSLDVACRVNGETKQDSNTEEFIFDVDDLVEYISGFTTLRPGDVISTGTPGGVGVFRDPPELLEPGDEVDVEIEGIGTLTNAVVAEE, from the coding sequence ATGCAGTTCGTCCGATACACGACCGGCGGCGCTCCGGAGTGGGGCGTCCGACGCGACGACGAGATTGTATCGCTCGCTGGCCTCCGCGAGGACGTCACGTATCAGCAACTGACCGATCCGGGCTTCCTCCGGGTGGTCGAGGACGCCGTCGACGCCGCCGCCGACAGCGCCGTCCCGGCCGAGGAGGCCCGCGTCCTCGCACCCGTCCCCCGTCCCGGCAAGATCGTCTGCGTCGGCATGAACTACCACGACCACGCCGAGGAGCAGGACGAGGAGGTGCCGGACCAGCCCCTCCTGTTCGGCAAGTCACCGTCGGCGGTCACCAACCCCGGCGACCCCATCGTCCACCCGGCGGAGCTTGAGGAGGTCGACTACGAGGTCGAGCTGGGCGTGGTGATCGGCCGCACCGCGAAGGACGTCGACGCCTCGGAGGCCCGCGACTACGTGGCGGGGTACACCGCGGTCAACGACGTCAGCGGCCGCGACGCCCAGTTCGACGACGGCCAGTGGTTCCGGGGCAAGAGCTTCGACACGTTCGCCCCGATGGGGCCGACGCTGGTCCCCGACGAGTACGTCGACCCGCACTCGCTGGACGTCGCCTGCCGGGTCAACGGCGAGACGAAGCAGGACTCCAACACCGAGGAGTTCATCTTCGACGTCGACGACCTGGTCGAGTACATCAGCGGGTTCACGACGCTGCGCCCGGGCGACGTCATCTCGACCGGCACGCCTGGCGGCGTCGGCGTCTTCCGCGACCCGCCGGAGCTGCTCGAACCCGGCGACGAGGTCGACGTCGAGATCGAGGGCATCGGGACGCTGACCAACGCGGTCGTCGCCGAGGAGTAA
- a CDS encoding LUD domain-containing protein translates to MSKADRLREVMAAEGEAVNENTQGFNAGRYESVARLEDYEELKEEARSIKEDAIERLPELIDELRESVEANGGTLYVADDAEDANDYVRSVVDDRDAERVVKSKSMTSEEIDVNEALARDGVDVVETDLGEWVLQVADEAPSHIVAPAIHKSREDIARLFTERFDPDEPLETAEELTAFAREHLGERIEDAEVGMTGANFVTADTGTMALVTSEGNARKSVAATDTQIAVAGVEKVIPSVEDLRPFVELIGRSGTGQDITSYVSLLTPPVGTPTIDFDDDETPISTFDGDRDFHLVLIDNGRLAMREDEDLRETLYCIRCSACSNSCANFQQVGGHAFGGETYSGGIATGWETGIEGLDTAAEFNDLCTGCTRCVDACPVGIDIPWINTVVRDRINHGGEDWEFDFLVDGLTPDEETGSPSLQKRFFGNFETVAKAGSALAPLSNWLADASVSRAAMQRVLGIDARRDLPEFRRETLVDWFADRDVAIEEPRRRVVLYPDLYTNHVQVERGKAAVRVLEALGVDVVVPPAPSSGRAPLSQGMVSTARDHAERVSAALEPYVEAGRDVVVVEPSDHALFEREYERLLDEASFERLASNAYEVMEFVYGLLDNGAPADALAGGDGEEIAYHSHCQQRTLGLEPHTVAVLEELGYDVLTSDVECCGMAGSFGYKEEYYDVSVAVGDELREQFTDDAARDRTVVASGTSCLDQLDDLLERPTMHPIQLLAE, encoded by the coding sequence ATGAGTAAGGCCGACCGGCTCCGCGAGGTGATGGCGGCAGAGGGCGAGGCGGTCAACGAGAACACGCAGGGGTTCAACGCGGGCCGCTACGAGTCCGTCGCGCGCCTCGAGGACTACGAGGAACTGAAGGAAGAAGCTCGCTCGATCAAGGAGGACGCCATCGAGCGCCTGCCCGAACTGATCGACGAACTCCGCGAGAGCGTCGAGGCCAACGGCGGGACGCTGTACGTCGCCGACGACGCCGAGGACGCCAACGATTACGTCCGGTCGGTCGTCGACGATCGGGACGCGGAGCGGGTCGTCAAGAGCAAGTCGATGACCTCCGAGGAGATCGACGTCAACGAGGCGCTGGCGAGGGACGGCGTCGACGTCGTCGAGACGGACCTCGGGGAGTGGGTGCTGCAGGTCGCCGACGAGGCGCCGAGCCACATCGTCGCGCCGGCCATCCACAAGTCCCGAGAGGACATCGCCCGGCTGTTCACCGAGCGGTTCGACCCGGACGAGCCCCTGGAGACCGCCGAGGAGCTGACGGCCTTCGCGCGCGAGCACCTCGGCGAGCGCATCGAGGACGCCGAGGTCGGCATGACGGGCGCGAACTTCGTCACCGCGGACACGGGGACGATGGCGCTGGTGACCAGTGAGGGCAACGCCCGGAAGTCCGTCGCCGCGACCGACACGCAGATCGCGGTCGCCGGCGTCGAGAAGGTGATCCCCAGCGTCGAGGACCTCCGGCCGTTCGTGGAGCTGATCGGGCGGTCGGGGACCGGCCAGGACATCACCTCGTACGTCTCCCTGCTGACGCCGCCGGTCGGGACGCCGACGATCGACTTCGACGACGACGAGACGCCCATCTCGACGTTCGACGGCGACCGCGACTTTCACCTCGTGCTGATCGACAACGGCCGGCTGGCGATGCGCGAGGACGAGGACCTGCGGGAGACGCTGTACTGCATCCGCTGCTCGGCGTGCTCGAACTCCTGCGCGAACTTCCAGCAGGTCGGCGGCCACGCCTTCGGCGGCGAGACCTACTCCGGCGGCATCGCGACCGGCTGGGAGACCGGAATCGAAGGGCTGGACACCGCGGCCGAGTTCAACGACCTCTGTACGGGCTGCACGCGCTGCGTCGACGCCTGCCCGGTCGGCATCGACATCCCGTGGATCAACACCGTCGTCCGCGACCGGATCAACCACGGCGGCGAGGACTGGGAGTTCGACTTCCTCGTCGACGGGCTCACCCCGGACGAGGAGACGGGCTCGCCGTCGCTGCAGAAGCGCTTCTTCGGCAACTTCGAGACGGTCGCGAAGGCAGGCTCGGCGTTGGCGCCCCTCTCCAACTGGCTCGCCGACGCGTCCGTCTCGCGGGCCGCCATGCAGCGAGTCCTCGGCATCGACGCCCGCCGCGACCTCCCCGAGTTCCGGCGGGAGACGCTGGTCGACTGGTTCGCCGACCGGGACGTCGCGATCGAGGAGCCGCGCCGGCGGGTCGTGCTCTACCCCGACCTGTACACCAACCACGTCCAGGTCGAGCGCGGGAAGGCCGCCGTCCGCGTCCTCGAGGCGCTCGGCGTCGACGTCGTCGTGCCGCCCGCGCCGTCGAGCGGTCGCGCGCCGCTCTCGCAGGGCATGGTCTCGACGGCCCGCGACCACGCCGAACGCGTCTCGGCGGCGCTGGAGCCGTACGTCGAGGCGGGCCGCGACGTCGTGGTCGTCGAGCCGAGCGACCACGCGCTGTTCGAGCGCGAGTACGAGCGCCTCCTCGACGAGGCGTCGTTCGAGCGCCTCGCGTCGAACGCCTACGAGGTCATGGAGTTCGTCTACGGGCTGCTGGACAACGGCGCCCCGGCCGACGCGCTCGCCGGCGGGGACGGCGAGGAGATCGCGTATCACAGCCACTGCCAGCAGCGCACTCTGGGTCTGGAGCCCCACACCGTCGCCGTCCTCGAGGAGCTGGGCTACGACGTGCTGACCTCCGACGTCGAGTGCTGCGGGATGGCCGGGAGCTTCGGGTACAAGGAGGAGTACTACGACGTGAGCGTGGCCGTCGGCGACGAACTGCGCGAGCAGTTCACCGACGACGCCGCCCGCGATCGGACCGTGGTCGCGAGCGGGACGTCGTGTCTCGACCAGCTGGACGACCTGCTCGAACGGCCGACGATGCACCCGATCCAGCTGCTGGCCGAATAG
- a CDS encoding UxaA family hydrolase, with protein MKGAVIDDVALVMTDDDTVATALADLEAGRDLSVDGVDGCERDSVTLREDVPFGHKVALTAMAPGDPVYKYGEVIGEAAAAIDPGEWVHTHNCESRRGRGDVQEGEA; from the coding sequence GTGAAGGGAGCGGTGATCGACGACGTCGCGCTCGTGATGACCGACGACGACACCGTCGCGACGGCGCTCGCGGACCTGGAGGCGGGCCGCGACCTGTCGGTCGACGGCGTCGACGGCTGCGAGCGCGACTCCGTCACGCTGCGCGAGGACGTCCCGTTCGGTCACAAGGTCGCGCTGACGGCGATGGCGCCGGGCGACCCCGTCTACAAGTACGGCGAGGTCATCGGCGAGGCCGCCGCGGCCATCGACCCCGGGGAGTGGGTCCACACCCACAACTGCGAGAGCCGGCGCGGGCGCGGCGACGTGCAGGAGGGTGAGGCATGA
- a CDS encoding LUD domain-containing protein: MSATPVDSLASALSALDVPCERTTPGEFEETLAEHCRGSAVGVPLEGVDAALSGTDVTVDPTPAELDAATTGVTQASFAVADYGSVVIPTTETGTELVSLFVDRHVAVLDEADVLPGMEAAFDRFGEELRAEAGSGIVATGPSATADMGELVRGAHGPSEVRVIVLEGDDE, from the coding sequence ATGTCAGCTACGCCAGTCGATTCGCTCGCGTCCGCGCTGTCCGCGCTCGACGTTCCCTGCGAGCGGACGACGCCCGGGGAGTTCGAGGAGACGCTCGCGGAGCACTGCCGCGGGTCCGCCGTCGGCGTCCCGCTGGAGGGCGTCGACGCCGCCCTGTCGGGGACGGACGTGACGGTCGATCCGACGCCCGCCGAACTCGACGCGGCGACGACGGGCGTGACCCAGGCCTCCTTCGCGGTCGCCGACTACGGGTCGGTCGTGATCCCGACGACGGAGACGGGGACCGAACTCGTGAGCCTCTTCGTCGACCGCCACGTCGCGGTTCTCGACGAGGCCGACGTCCTCCCCGGGATGGAGGCCGCCTTCGACCGCTTCGGCGAGGAGCTCCGCGCCGAGGCGGGCAGCGGCATCGTCGCCACCGGGCCGAGCGCGACGGCCGACATGGGGGAGCTGGTCCGCGGCGCCCACGGGCCCAGCGAGGTCCGCGTGATCGTCCTGGAGGGCGACGATGAGTAA